ATTCTTTTTCGCTATCTTGAAAGAGATAATGACGTTCTTCGTTATCAAGGTGCTGAATTTGACTATATAGGGTTTGATGAGCTTACCCACTTTTCACAGTATCGTTTTGAATACATGAAATCCCGTCTTCGTTCCTCAAAAGGCTATCCTACATTCATAAGAGCCACTTCAAACCCTGACCCAAGAAATCCGGCCAATAACGAGTGGGTGAAACAGTATTTTGTTGACTTCGTAAGTCCTACTCTTGAGAAACCCTATAAGCTCAAAAAAGACGAGGTAGGCAGAACAAGGAGCTACATCCCGGCTACTGTTTACGATAACCCTCATCTCCTCAAAAATGACCCTGGATACATCAAAAGACTTGAGTCCCTTCCTGAACTTGAAAGGCAGGCCCTTCTTTACGGAAACTGGGACATCAAGAGAGAAGGTCTTGTTTACGACAACTTCACGCAAGAGCACGTTAAGGAATTCCAAATAGAGCCCTACTGGCACATTTTTGCTGGTCTTGACTTTGGAGCTACAAACCCGACTGCCTGCGTATTTATTGCCACCAACGGAGAGATTTTCTACGTCTTTGGTGAGATATACACTCCAAATATAACCCTTGACGTTCTTGCCTCTGAAATCAAGAGAAGAAAGCCAAGAGTTGTTTATCACGACCCGTCTGGCAAGGGATTCGCGCGAGAGCTCCGCTTAAGAGGCGTTAACTGTCAGCCGGGAGATAATGACGTTCTTTCCGGTATATTCCACGTCCGCCAGCTGATAGAAAATAAGAAGCTTCATGTCTCTCCCAAATGCGAAAACCTACTAAAAGAATTCAACCTCTACACGTGGGACGAAGGAAAGGACAAACCAATAAAAGCTTTTGACCACGCTCTTGATGCTTTAAGGTATGCACTTGTAACCTGGGATAAATCTCGTCCATCAACTCCAAAGGTGCGTCCATCTGGAGCAACCAGAATGACAAGCCGAATGCTTAGGAGGTTTTAAATGGCTGTTTCTACCAAGAAGCTTACTACGGAAATAACAAGTAACTATGCCTACTTTGAGCAGTTCCTCACCTATTTGCCAGACCCTGCCGATACTATTTTAGACGACCCGGAAGGGGCTTATGAGACTTTCCGCAAGATGATGATTGACCCTCACATAAACGCCAAGATTCAACAGCTTAAAGATGAAGTTCTATCAAAAGAGTTTAATATCGTTCCGGCTGATGAATCGGCAAAAGCAAAAGAGATAGCTGAATTCGTTGAAAGAGCAATCTATGAGAACCTGAACATTGAGCAAGATTTTGCAGAGACTCTCTCTGCCATAGAATACGGCTTTTCGGTTTCAGAGGTAATCTGGAAACAGGAGAACGGCTATTGGCTTCCCGATTCCTTAAAAGCAAGAAAGCAGGAAAAGTTCCGTTTCAACTCAAAAGAGGAGCTTCTCTACTACGATTCAGTAGAGGGATGGAAAATCCTTGATACTACCTATAAGTTCATTATCCACAGGCACAATCAACAAGTAGAAAATCCTTA
This Desulfurobacterium indicum DNA region includes the following protein-coding sequences:
- a CDS encoding phage terminase large subunit, yielding MKIKSPYVPTPKQKLFHECPADEVLYGGAAGGGKSVALVMDAFFYAVKYKKASIVLFRRSYPELQETLIRYALEFYPVEVGRYVANEKVFQFLNGSKILFRYLERDNDVLRYQGAEFDYIGFDELTHFSQYRFEYMKSRLRSSKGYPTFIRATSNPDPRNPANNEWVKQYFVDFVSPTLEKPYKLKKDEVGRTRSYIPATVYDNPHLLKNDPGYIKRLESLPELERQALLYGNWDIKREGLVYDNFTQEHVKEFQIEPYWHIFAGLDFGATNPTACVFIATNGEIFYVFGEIYTPNITLDVLASEIKRRKPRVVYHDPSGKGFARELRLRGVNCQPGDNDVLSGIFHVRQLIENKKLHVSPKCENLLKEFNLYTWDEGKDKPIKAFDHALDALRYALVTWDKSRPSTPKVRPSGATRMTSRMLRRF